In Pirellulales bacterium, the following are encoded in one genomic region:
- a CDS encoding glycosyltransferase produces MTTIMVIALTVALLETFLLGCQAWEHRRRARRRLASPPCAPPAGQIALIAPCKGCDLELRENLQSLFAQRNVDYQIAFVVEDVRDQAVPVIDDLIRRHRGVEATIVFAGRSRGACQKVHNLLAGVANLPPAVTTLAFVDSDARPGADWLRSLVQRLAQPGVGAATGYRWFLPRRPTLANYLLYSINATAASLYTPKSFQPIWGGSWAMRRDLFEQLDVAAAWRDKLTDDLVVTNVVQSAGLHVEFEPACMIASPVDMTPRETFAFLRRQYLIGRHYVRRWWTLALVAGVMSVAAFWGSLAIGLVALATGNAWGGATVGVAAAWYAINAAKAALRTDLAAMYFPRRFDEMSGATRCDPWLAPLSALVNWLAIVSTIGARRTTWRGIAYQLLPAGRTAILARDDETPVVLALQPAGAHAATCDESAESAVRPNAGTGRPRRAA; encoded by the coding sequence ATGACGACCATCATGGTCATCGCGTTGACGGTTGCTTTGCTGGAGACGTTCCTGCTGGGGTGTCAGGCGTGGGAGCACCGGCGTCGCGCTCGGCGACGGTTGGCGTCTCCGCCCTGCGCCCCCCCGGCGGGACAAATCGCCCTGATCGCCCCTTGCAAGGGTTGCGATCTCGAGCTCCGCGAGAATCTGCAGTCGCTGTTCGCGCAGCGCAACGTTGATTACCAGATCGCGTTCGTCGTCGAAGACGTTCGCGATCAAGCGGTCCCCGTCATCGACGATCTGATCCGCCGGCATCGCGGCGTGGAAGCGACGATCGTTTTCGCCGGCCGGTCGCGCGGGGCTTGTCAAAAGGTTCACAACCTGTTGGCCGGCGTGGCGAACCTCCCGCCTGCGGTGACGACGCTGGCGTTCGTCGATTCCGACGCTCGTCCCGGGGCCGATTGGCTCCGTTCCCTCGTCCAACGACTTGCGCAGCCCGGCGTCGGGGCGGCGACCGGCTATCGCTGGTTCCTGCCGCGCCGACCGACGCTCGCGAATTACCTGCTTTACAGCATCAACGCGACTGCCGCTTCGCTCTACACGCCCAAGTCGTTTCAGCCGATCTGGGGAGGGAGTTGGGCGATGCGCCGCGATCTGTTCGAACAGCTCGACGTCGCAGCGGCGTGGCGCGACAAGCTCACCGACGACTTGGTCGTCACCAATGTCGTCCAGTCGGCCGGCCTGCATGTCGAATTCGAGCCCGCCTGCATGATCGCCTCGCCGGTCGACATGACGCCGCGGGAGACGTTCGCCTTTCTCCGCCGGCAGTATCTCATCGGCCGGCATTACGTCCGCCGGTGGTGGACGCTTGCGCTTGTGGCTGGCGTCATGTCGGTCGCGGCGTTCTGGGGATCCTTGGCGATCGGCTTGGTCGCGCTCGCGACGGGAAACGCCTGGGGGGGAGCCACGGTGGGCGTCGCCGCAGCTTGGTACGCCATCAACGCCGCGAAGGCAGCGCTGCGAACCGATCTGGCCGCGATGTATTTTCCCCGCCGGTTCGACGAGATGAGCGGCGCGACCCGCTGCGATCCGTGGCTTGCGCCGCTGTCCGCCCTCGTGAATTGGCTGGCGATCGTCAGCACGATCGGCGCTCGCCGTACGACTTGGCGGGGGATTGCCTATCAGTTGCTCCCCGCGGGACGCACGGCAATCCTGGCGCGGGACGACGAGACGCCTGTCGTCCTCGCGTTGCAACCGGCAGGCGCGCACGCGGCAACTTGCGACGAGTCCGCCGAGAGCGCCGTCCGACCGAACGCAGGGACTGGCCGCCCCCGGCGCGCCGCCTGA
- a CDS encoding Na+:solute symporter yields MKLHWVDLAVLIAYLTTMVVVGLVVKRRARLGMSHYFLGANKLPWWALSMSNAASMFDISGTMWLVYLLFAYGLKSVFMPWLWPVFNQVFLMVYLSAWLRRSGALTGGDWITLRFGSDLGAEASRISVVLFALVSVVGFTGYAFVGLSKFAAEFLPAGIPPDSYALMLIAVTTLYTSLGGLYSVVITDLIQFTIMVCCSLALAWLAVTQVAPDQLAAATPAGWDEIAFSWQLDLRWSDLLPAVQDRIDDDGFEMFGAFFLMMVFKGVLVSAAGPAPNYDMQRILAARSPREASLVSGMVSVVLFIPRYLMIAGITVLALVRLGPQVTAGDKLDLEAVLPIVIRDFVPIGLTGLMIAGLIAAFMSTFAGTVNSAAAYLVNDVYRRYWNPGGTERQYIRASYVASLALVVVGCAAGRLTPSVSKATEWIVAALWGGYAAPNVLKWYWWRMNGHGYFWGMTTGLAGAVTLLAFPAVKPLQAFPLLLAISAAGSVAGSLATHRQTPAVLHEFYRRTRPWGLWKPVAQATIAADPSFVPNRALPRDLFNVAVGIVWQTSLIAMPIYAVIQQWHHAAIALAVTVGATAILKRTWYDRLSEREFQSAEPVLDAIETGAS; encoded by the coding sequence ATGAAGCTCCACTGGGTCGACCTCGCGGTGCTGATCGCCTATCTGACGACGATGGTCGTCGTGGGGCTGGTCGTCAAACGCCGGGCCCGACTGGGAATGAGCCACTACTTCCTCGGCGCCAACAAGCTGCCGTGGTGGGCCTTGAGCATGTCGAACGCCGCGTCGATGTTCGACATCTCGGGGACGATGTGGCTGGTCTATTTGCTGTTCGCCTACGGCCTGAAAAGCGTGTTCATGCCCTGGCTGTGGCCGGTGTTCAACCAGGTGTTCCTGATGGTCTACCTGTCGGCATGGCTGCGGCGTTCGGGGGCGCTCACCGGCGGCGATTGGATCACCCTCCGCTTCGGCTCCGACCTGGGGGCCGAGGCGTCGCGGATCAGCGTCGTGCTGTTCGCCCTGGTCAGCGTCGTCGGCTTCACCGGGTACGCATTCGTCGGGCTGTCGAAATTCGCGGCCGAGTTTCTCCCTGCCGGCATTCCTCCCGACAGCTACGCGCTGATGCTGATCGCCGTGACCACGCTGTACACGTCGCTCGGAGGGCTGTACAGCGTGGTGATTACCGATCTCATCCAATTCACCATCATGGTTTGCTGCAGCTTGGCCTTGGCGTGGCTGGCCGTCACGCAGGTCGCCCCCGACCAACTCGCCGCGGCGACCCCGGCGGGCTGGGACGAGATCGCCTTCTCCTGGCAACTCGACCTGCGCTGGTCCGACCTGCTGCCGGCGGTGCAGGACCGCATCGACGACGACGGCTTCGAGATGTTCGGCGCCTTCTTCCTGATGATGGTCTTTAAGGGAGTGTTGGTCAGCGCCGCGGGGCCGGCGCCCAATTACGACATGCAGCGGATCCTCGCTGCGCGGTCGCCCCGCGAAGCCTCCTTGGTCAGCGGCATGGTGTCGGTCGTTTTGTTCATCCCCCGGTACCTGATGATCGCCGGCATCACGGTGCTGGCCTTGGTGCGATTGGGGCCGCAAGTCACCGCCGGCGACAAGCTCGACTTGGAAGCCGTGTTGCCGATCGTGATCCGCGACTTCGTTCCGATTGGCCTGACCGGCCTGATGATCGCCGGATTGATCGCCGCGTTCATGTCCACGTTCGCCGGCACGGTGAACTCCGCGGCCGCATACCTGGTCAACGACGTCTACCGCCGGTACTGGAACCCCGGCGGGACCGAGCGGCAGTACATTCGCGCCAGCTACGTCGCGTCGCTCGCGTTGGTGGTCGTCGGCTGCGCGGCCGGACGCCTGACCCCGTCGGTCAGCAAGGCGACCGAGTGGATCGTCGCCGCCTTGTGGGGCGGTTATGCGGCGCCGAACGTCCTGAAGTGGTACTGGTGGCGGATGAACGGTCACGGATACTTCTGGGGGATGACGACCGGACTGGCCGGCGCCGTGACGCTGTTGGCGTTCCCGGCCGTCAAGCCGCTGCAGGCGTTTCCGCTGCTGCTGGCGATCTCCGCCGCCGGTTCCGTCGCAGGCAGTCTGGCCACCCATCGGCAAACGCCCGCCGTACTCCACGAGTTCTACCGCCGCACTCGTCCATGGGGCCTGTGGAAGCCGGTCGCACAGGCCACGATCGCCGCCGATCCTTCGTTCGTCCCCAACCGCGCGCTGCCGCGCGACCTGTTCAACGTGGCGGTCGGCATCGTTTGGCAAACGTCGCTGATCGCGATGCCGATCTACGCGGTCATTCAACAGTGGCATCACGCAGCGATCGCGCTGGCCGTGACCGTCGGCGCCACGGCGATTCTCAAGCGAACATGGTACGACCGCCTCAGCGAGCGGGAATTCCAGTCGGCCGAGCCCGTGCTCGACGCGATCGAAACAGGGGCGTCATAG
- a CDS encoding ABC transporter permease: protein MTKRAALRSTFRSGVLPALLLVALWGAFCAASPQFGTPDNVARILAHASSNAITAIGMTFVLIAAGIDLSVGAVMLLAAAIGGQWLLGGGTTLVAAATMVVVGASWGAIAGTLITRLRMTPFIVTLALLFVGRGAGLWITRTRPMALPDEFRVIGAETIAGIPIPIGIMLIAVVLAHGVLTRTPFGRQLYAIGENARSAREAGIDVTRNIVLAHTICGAFAALGGVITLSQLNAVSPSLGEGRELTAIAAAVLGGVSLFGGRGGALGAVLGAVFLQTIYSGLNALDADPSFDLEISEYAYPLVTSAIIFAAVMTDSMRTAWLDRGRRPLIRPGEVRS, encoded by the coding sequence ATGACCAAGCGCGCCGCGCTGCGATCGACGTTCCGCTCCGGAGTCCTGCCGGCGCTGCTGCTCGTGGCGCTGTGGGGAGCGTTTTGCGCCGCGTCGCCGCAGTTTGGCACTCCCGACAATGTGGCGCGGATCCTTGCTCACGCTTCGTCGAACGCGATCACGGCGATCGGCATGACGTTCGTGCTGATCGCCGCGGGAATCGACCTGTCGGTCGGAGCCGTGATGCTGCTGGCCGCGGCAATCGGGGGACAGTGGCTGCTCGGCGGGGGAACGACTTTGGTCGCGGCTGCAACGATGGTCGTTGTCGGGGCGTCCTGGGGCGCCATCGCCGGAACGCTGATCACGCGTCTGCGGATGACGCCGTTCATCGTGACGCTTGCTCTGCTGTTCGTCGGACGGGGCGCGGGGCTATGGATCACCCGTACTCGACCGATGGCGCTGCCTGACGAGTTTCGAGTCATCGGCGCCGAAACGATTGCCGGGATTCCAATCCCGATTGGGATCATGCTGATCGCCGTCGTGCTGGCCCATGGCGTGCTGACACGGACGCCCTTCGGTCGACAGTTGTACGCCATCGGCGAGAACGCCCGAAGCGCCCGCGAGGCGGGGATCGACGTCACGAGAAACATCGTCTTGGCGCACACGATTTGCGGCGCGTTTGCGGCGTTGGGCGGCGTGATCACGCTGTCACAGCTCAATGCGGTGTCTCCGTCGCTGGGCGAAGGACGCGAACTGACGGCAATCGCCGCGGCCGTGTTGGGAGGCGTGAGCCTGTTCGGCGGGCGCGGCGGCGCGCTGGGGGCCGTGCTGGGCGCCGTCTTCCTGCAGACGATCTACAGCGGACTGAACGCCCTGGACGCCGATCCGAGCTTCGATCTCGAAATCAGCGAATACGCTTACCCGCTCGTCACCAGCGCGATCATCTTCGCGGCAGTGATGACCGACAGCATGCGAACCGCTTGGCTCGATCGGGGACGACGCCCCCTGATTCGCCCCGGAGAGGTCCGCTCCTGA
- a CDS encoding sugar ABC transporter ATP-binding protein, with amino-acid sequence MTDWALQLDGIDKQFFGVPVLRGVTLGVSRGEVLGLVGENGAGKSTLMNIVSGVLSPDGGSMHLGGEPFAPQSAADASHAGVAIVRQELNLFANLSVAENLRLANFPVRRGMGRVVVDRRELRRQATAALERVGLRVSVDRLAGRLTPGERQLLEIAKALQSRPRLILLDEPTTSLAAAECETLFGIIDALRRDGVAVVYISHNLADVRRLCDSTAVLRDGELQGVGPVAEFSLDRMISMMVGRSIDAVFPRRTALQFGDTALEVKHLTQPGVVHDVSFTLRQGEIVGVSGLMGSGRTELLRILFGLEPHQSGEVLLFGRPAARSPRHSIAAGMALVTESRRDDGLLLDSSAVANASLVALPRFGSRGLGWYRQDKATAACNSVLQSLQLRAQSTTNQPVRTLSGGNQQKVVLAKWLLARPRVILLDEPTRGVDVGVKTDIYRQIHELAAGGAAVLVVSSELEELIGLCDRLLVMAAGEVRGEARRDEFDRERLLRVAFGEERLT; translated from the coding sequence ATGACCGATTGGGCGCTGCAACTTGACGGAATCGACAAGCAATTCTTTGGCGTGCCGGTGCTGCGCGGGGTGACGCTCGGCGTCAGCCGCGGCGAGGTGCTGGGACTTGTCGGCGAGAACGGCGCCGGCAAATCGACGTTGATGAACATCGTCAGCGGCGTGCTCAGCCCTGACGGCGGATCGATGCACTTGGGAGGCGAGCCGTTCGCTCCGCAGTCCGCCGCAGACGCCAGTCACGCCGGAGTGGCGATCGTCCGGCAGGAACTGAATCTGTTCGCCAATCTCTCGGTGGCTGAGAACCTGCGATTGGCCAACTTCCCCGTGCGCCGAGGAATGGGGCGCGTCGTCGTCGATCGCCGCGAACTGCGACGCCAGGCGACGGCGGCTCTGGAGCGAGTCGGACTGCGCGTCTCGGTCGACCGACTGGCGGGTCGGCTGACGCCGGGCGAGCGGCAGCTCCTGGAGATCGCCAAGGCGCTGCAATCTCGCCCCCGGTTGATCCTGCTCGACGAACCGACGACGTCCTTGGCGGCGGCGGAATGCGAAACGCTGTTCGGCATCATCGATGCGTTACGGCGCGACGGGGTCGCGGTCGTCTACATCTCGCACAATCTGGCCGACGTGCGTCGGTTGTGCGACTCGACGGCCGTGCTGCGCGACGGCGAGTTGCAGGGAGTCGGCCCTGTCGCCGAGTTCTCGCTCGATCGGATGATCTCGATGATGGTCGGGCGCTCGATCGACGCCGTGTTCCCGCGGCGGACCGCCCTGCAGTTCGGCGACACTGCGCTCGAAGTCAAGCATCTCACGCAGCCGGGCGTAGTGCACGACGTGAGCTTCACATTGCGGCAGGGCGAAATCGTCGGCGTCTCGGGCCTCATGGGCTCGGGCCGAACGGAACTGTTACGGATTCTGTTCGGGCTGGAGCCGCATCAGTCGGGCGAGGTGCTGTTGTTCGGGCGCCCGGCGGCCCGAAGCCCGCGACACAGCATCGCCGCCGGCATGGCGTTGGTTACTGAGAGTCGCCGCGACGACGGGCTGTTGCTGGATTCTTCGGCCGTAGCCAACGCGTCGCTGGTCGCCTTGCCCCGCTTCGGTTCTCGCGGATTGGGCTGGTATCGGCAAGACAAAGCGACCGCCGCCTGCAACTCGGTCCTGCAGAGTTTGCAGCTCCGCGCTCAGTCGACGACCAATCAACCGGTTCGGACTCTAAGCGGAGGCAACCAGCAGAAGGTCGTTCTCGCCAAATGGCTGCTCGCTCGGCCCCGCGTCATCTTGTTGGACGAACCGACGCGGGGAGTCGACGTCGGCGTCAAGACGGACATCTATCGGCAAATTCACGAACTGGCCGCGGGAGGCGCGGCGGTGCTGGTCGTGTCGTCGGAACTTGAGGAGTTGATCGGCCTTTGCGATCGGTTGTTGGTCATGGCCGCGGGGGAGGTCCGCGGCGAAGCCCGGCGCGACGAGTTTGATCGCGAGCGACTGCTGCGAGTCGCGTTCGGGGAGGAGCGGCTGACATGA
- a CDS encoding glycoside hydrolase family 9 protein has product MGYLPDAAKLASFPGEAAPFRVVRTTDERTVLAGQSSVAVLNNDTGERLSTVNFSELAESGVYRVHVEGIGASPEFCIDRSAYNAPFYTVMRGMTLWRCGAAVSGRHRGETFAHAACHQQDAKAEVAGQAGVVKDGAGGWHDAGDYNKYVVNAGVTVGMMLQAWDHFGDRLAGLALDVPESGDEVPDYLDEIRWELDWVLTCQQADGSVLHKLSTKAFGPFIPPEEETTPRFFAPCSSAATADLAALGAWASRAFAPYDAEFAARCLAAARASHRFLARSPENRPADLTGFSTGTYQTDDADDRLWAAVELWRTTGEEAYLREAEERIGALADRAGPEGSVVDFDWDWSNVRNLGLYGYALSDRPERDPRLVERVRRDVVRTADELAARSLAHGYGRPLGERYYWGCNGGVARTALTLEAARRIAPDPRYRAAQLRSLDYLFGRNYYGRCFVTGLGFDPPRRPHDRRNSIGGANRPWPGYLVGGGWPKATDWRDEEANYRTNEIAINWNGALVYALAPLVEPDTFDLARANK; this is encoded by the coding sequence GTGGGCTACTTGCCCGACGCCGCGAAGCTAGCCAGCTTCCCCGGCGAGGCGGCCCCGTTTCGGGTCGTCCGCACGACCGACGAGCGAACGGTGCTCGCGGGACAGTCGAGCGTCGCGGTGCTCAACAACGACACCGGCGAGCGGCTCTCCACGGTCAATTTCTCGGAACTTGCCGAAAGCGGCGTCTATCGCGTTCACGTCGAGGGGATCGGCGCCTCGCCGGAGTTTTGCATCGACCGGTCGGCGTATAACGCGCCGTTCTACACGGTGATGCGAGGCATGACCTTGTGGCGGTGCGGTGCGGCCGTGTCGGGTCGCCATCGGGGCGAGACGTTCGCCCATGCCGCGTGCCATCAGCAAGATGCGAAGGCCGAGGTTGCCGGCCAAGCCGGCGTCGTGAAGGACGGCGCCGGCGGCTGGCACGACGCGGGGGACTACAACAAGTACGTCGTCAACGCCGGAGTGACGGTCGGGATGATGCTTCAGGCGTGGGATCATTTCGGCGATCGGCTGGCGGGGCTCGCGCTCGACGTCCCCGAGTCGGGCGACGAGGTCCCCGATTATCTCGACGAGATTCGCTGGGAGCTGGACTGGGTGCTCACATGCCAACAGGCGGACGGCAGCGTACTGCACAAGCTGTCGACAAAGGCGTTCGGCCCGTTCATTCCGCCCGAGGAGGAGACCACGCCGCGGTTCTTCGCCCCGTGTAGCAGTGCGGCGACGGCCGATCTGGCGGCGCTTGGGGCGTGGGCCAGTCGGGCGTTCGCCCCGTACGACGCCGAGTTCGCCGCCCGATGCCTTGCTGCGGCGCGCGCGAGTCACCGGTTTCTCGCTCGCAGCCCCGAGAACCGCCCGGCGGATCTCACGGGCTTCTCGACGGGCACGTATCAGACCGACGACGCCGACGACCGCCTGTGGGCCGCGGTCGAACTGTGGCGCACGACTGGCGAGGAGGCGTACCTGCGGGAAGCGGAGGAGCGGATTGGCGCCCTGGCCGACCGCGCCGGGCCGGAGGGCTCGGTCGTCGATTTTGACTGGGACTGGAGCAACGTCCGCAACCTGGGGCTCTACGGTTACGCTCTGTCGGACCGACCCGAACGAGACCCGCGGCTGGTCGAGCGCGTGCGGCGGGACGTGGTGCGAACGGCCGACGAATTGGCGGCCCGCAGTCTCGCCCACGGTTACGGGCGTCCCCTGGGCGAGCGTTACTACTGGGGCTGCAACGGCGGCGTCGCCCGCACGGCGCTGACGCTGGAAGCGGCCCGTCGCATTGCTCCCGACCCCCGTTACCGCGCGGCGCAGTTGCGGTCGCTCGACTATCTGTTCGGCCGCAATTACTATGGGCGCTGCTTCGTCACGGGGTTGGGGTTCGACCCGCCGCGCCGCCCGCACGACCGTCGCAACAGCATCGGCGGCGCCAATCGCCCCTGGCCCGGGTATCTCGTCGGCGGCGGCTGGCCGAAGGCGACCGATTGGCGGGACGAGGAAGCGAACTATCGGACGAACGAGATTGCGATCAACTGGAACGGAGCGCTTGTCTACGCATTGGCTCCGCTGGTCGAGCCCGACACGTTCGACCTCGCGCGAGCGAACAAGTAG
- a CDS encoding sugar ABC transporter substrate-binding protein has protein sequence MPITRRTALVHGLAATCLAGCGNPLKGSSESTIGLSFETLQTEYWETSFRIFLQELRKQGQAALEAVADGDASRQLDQVLAFIRRGASGIIVAPKDSTTAVPLVKHANRAGVPIVFYNRPPAENAGRYTAVLADNAAIAETTVTHMAELARARGIRTQAMILLGDLGDMNAVGRRDGFDAALKPHADAIEVVARVPTDWNQEKAQAGATAALAANPGINFIFSSSDFLFPSLVSALRSVGKYHRIGHPEHVILGGFDGDSTAYRMLVDGYLDADGVQDLYFECAESVAAILNFDSDRDAATLIRDEGFVAHQRNLDQLKTRMWGASSA, from the coding sequence ATGCCAATCACTCGACGAACGGCGCTCGTCCACGGTCTAGCCGCCACCTGTTTGGCTGGGTGCGGCAACCCGCTCAAGGGATCGAGCGAATCGACGATCGGGCTTTCCTTCGAGACGCTGCAGACCGAGTACTGGGAGACGAGTTTTCGGATCTTTCTTCAGGAATTGAGGAAGCAGGGGCAGGCTGCCCTGGAAGCCGTGGCGGACGGGGACGCCAGTCGGCAACTCGACCAAGTGCTGGCTTTCATCCGCCGCGGAGCGAGCGGGATTATTGTGGCGCCGAAAGACTCCACCACGGCCGTGCCGCTGGTCAAGCATGCGAATCGTGCGGGGGTTCCCATTGTTTTTTACAACCGGCCGCCAGCTGAAAATGCGGGACGGTACACGGCGGTATTGGCCGACAACGCGGCGATCGCCGAGACCACCGTGACTCACATGGCCGAACTCGCCCGCGCGCGCGGAATCCGAACGCAAGCGATGATCCTGCTGGGAGATTTGGGCGACATGAACGCCGTGGGGCGTCGCGACGGATTCGACGCGGCGCTGAAGCCACACGCCGATGCGATCGAAGTCGTCGCCCGCGTGCCGACGGATTGGAATCAAGAGAAGGCCCAAGCAGGCGCAACCGCTGCGCTGGCGGCGAATCCGGGAATCAACTTCATTTTCAGTTCGTCGGACTTCTTGTTCCCGTCGCTTGTTTCGGCCCTGCGTTCAGTCGGCAAATACCACAGGATCGGCCATCCCGAGCATGTCATCTTGGGAGGGTTCGACGGCGACTCGACCGCGTACCGAATGCTCGTCGACGGGTACCTCGATGCGGACGGCGTGCAAGATCTGTATTTCGAGTGCGCCGAGTCGGTGGCGGCGATCTTGAACTTCGACTCTGATCGCGACGCGGCCACGCTCATTCGCGACGAGGGTTTCGTAGCCCACCAGCGCAACCTCGACCAACTCAAAACGAGGATGTGGGGGGCCAGTTCAGCCTGA
- a CDS encoding radical SAM protein — MKVVLWDSHSRHVTKDFGGGFGMGAYHGLGGFRGRWLRRRYLRDRRPVALAYACLAAIFARLGHSVEYVVDAVPAGADAYLFHPALATLDLELQAMAAIRAAEPRATLVVTGPVAYAMPEQFAVVGATVVRGEPEQLLWRWDEVVAHGPGPVDLGMIADLDALPFPDWSPFRPRGFRIGYDFTRFPTALIQRSRGCVFTCNYCPYILMENRTRFRSAEAVVEEIRYGMKTWGFRSFKFRDPLFGLNWRDVTGLIEGIARLPQKIQFSIETRIDLMRRTRLRDLRDVGLTSVTVGVETPSETTLRNYKRKPIADDRQHQFLETCRQLGVRTAAGFMIGFPSDTRESILSVLRYAKRLNPTYANFNIVTPYPGTPFYDESSAARTSAPWRRYDMYTPVLAYEHLTADEVHQLHAKCFTSYYTRWPYLFANAHLLWPKLQWLGVGRSYRRAAVAWYDEQEPSCTPATEQTLRHVA, encoded by the coding sequence ATGAAAGTCGTACTCTGGGACTCGCACTCGCGCCACGTCACCAAGGATTTCGGCGGCGGATTCGGCATGGGGGCCTACCACGGCCTGGGAGGCTTCCGCGGCCGGTGGCTGCGGCGGCGGTATCTGCGTGATCGCCGACCGGTTGCGCTGGCGTACGCCTGCCTGGCGGCGATCTTTGCGAGGCTCGGGCACTCCGTCGAGTACGTCGTCGACGCCGTCCCCGCGGGGGCCGACGCCTATCTGTTTCACCCCGCGTTGGCGACGCTCGATCTGGAATTGCAGGCCATGGCGGCGATCCGGGCCGCCGAGCCCCGCGCGACGCTCGTCGTCACAGGGCCGGTGGCCTACGCCATGCCCGAGCAGTTCGCGGTCGTCGGGGCGACCGTCGTCCGCGGCGAGCCGGAGCAACTCCTGTGGCGGTGGGACGAAGTCGTCGCCCACGGCCCGGGGCCGGTCGATCTCGGCATGATCGCCGATTTGGACGCCCTCCCGTTTCCCGACTGGTCGCCGTTTCGACCGCGGGGATTTCGCATCGGGTACGACTTCACCCGCTTTCCGACCGCACTGATCCAGCGGAGTCGCGGCTGCGTCTTCACCTGCAATTACTGCCCGTACATTCTCATGGAGAATCGTACGCGGTTCCGCTCCGCCGAGGCGGTCGTCGAGGAAATCCGCTACGGGATGAAGACGTGGGGCTTTCGATCGTTCAAATTTCGCGATCCGCTGTTCGGGCTCAATTGGCGCGACGTGACGGGGCTAATCGAGGGGATCGCCCGACTGCCGCAGAAGATCCAATTCTCGATCGAGACGCGAATCGATCTCATGCGACGGACTCGGCTCCGCGACTTGCGCGACGTGGGGCTGACGAGCGTCACGGTCGGGGTGGAGACCCCCAGCGAAACGACCCTCCGCAATTACAAGCGAAAGCCGATCGCCGACGACCGTCAGCACCAATTCCTCGAGACCTGCCGCCAACTCGGCGTGCGGACTGCGGCGGGGTTTATGATCGGGTTCCCCAGCGATACGCGAGAGTCGATCTTGAGCGTTCTGCGGTACGCGAAACGGCTCAACCCGACCTATGCGAACTTCAACATCGTCACCCCCTATCCCGGCACTCCGTTTTACGACGAGTCGTCTGCAGCCCGCACGTCGGCGCCGTGGCGCCGTTACGACATGTACACCCCAGTGCTGGCTTACGAGCATCTGACGGCCGACGAGGTGCACCAGCTGCACGCCAAATGCTTCACCAGCTACTACACGCGCTGGCCGTATCTGTTCGCCAACGCCCACCTGCTGTGGCCGAAGCTGCAATGGCTCGGGGTCGGACGAAGCTACCGGCGAGCGGCGGTCGCTTGGTACGACGAACAAGAACCGTCTTGCACCCCTGCGACCGAGCAGACTCTACGCCACGTCGCTTAG
- a CDS encoding ABC transporter permease, protein MLHASAKAYVRRQAASPLLALQLVVAYVAVVAAFRPEVLSADNLNDVVVSAAPLAVLAIGQTFVVIAGGIDLSLTALVSYASVVGATVMTGTSSEPGGSVLAGLLAMACTGLVVGAVHGASVAWGKMPAFLVTLASLMFLDGLAEWQTRSQPIGNLPASFIDAGFARWLGVPAPVVVAAVAGGAAHLLLAHTVYGRQLYAVGQNAATARVSGVPVTRTIVVAYLVSGLMAAVATVIYMLRLETGKPDLVGASVLLDCIAAVVIGGASLRGGSGSVRGAAFGALFLTLVGNSLNLFGNLQIWHVLTIKGALILLVAALESYRAGLRGGHAA, encoded by the coding sequence ATGCTCCATGCGTCAGCCAAAGCGTACGTTCGGCGACAGGCGGCCTCGCCGCTGCTGGCGTTGCAGCTGGTCGTCGCCTACGTGGCGGTCGTCGCAGCGTTTCGGCCGGAGGTCCTGTCGGCGGACAATTTGAACGACGTCGTCGTCAGCGCGGCGCCATTGGCCGTACTGGCAATCGGGCAGACGTTCGTCGTAATCGCAGGCGGCATTGATCTGTCGCTCACCGCCCTGGTCTCCTACGCCAGCGTCGTCGGCGCCACGGTGATGACGGGAACGTCGAGCGAACCGGGGGGGAGCGTACTGGCGGGGCTGTTGGCCATGGCGTGCACAGGGCTGGTTGTCGGCGCAGTACACGGGGCGAGCGTTGCGTGGGGCAAGATGCCGGCGTTTCTCGTCACCCTCGCGTCGCTGATGTTCCTAGACGGATTGGCCGAGTGGCAAACCCGGTCGCAGCCGATCGGCAATCTTCCGGCAAGCTTCATCGACGCGGGCTTTGCGCGGTGGCTGGGCGTTCCCGCGCCAGTGGTCGTCGCAGCGGTCGCCGGCGGCGCAGCTCACCTGCTCCTCGCCCACACCGTGTACGGGCGTCAGTTGTACGCTGTCGGCCAAAACGCGGCGACGGCGCGGGTTTCGGGGGTTCCCGTCACGCGCACGATCGTGGTCGCCTATCTTGTCAGCGGCCTGATGGCCGCCGTGGCGACCGTGATCTACATGTTGCGGCTCGAAACCGGCAAGCCCGACCTCGTGGGGGCCAGCGTCCTGCTGGACTGCATTGCCGCGGTCGTGATCGGAGGCGCGAGCCTGAGAGGGGGCTCTGGCAGCGTCCGCGGGGCGGCGTTCGGCGCGCTGTTTCTGACGCTCGTCGGCAACAGTCTCAATCTGTTCGGCAATCTGCAAATCTGGCACGTCCTGACGATCAAGGGGGCGTTGATCCTGCTTGTCGCCGCGCTGGAGTCGTACCGCGCCGGACTGCGGGGAGGACACGCCGCATGA